From Pseudomonas sp. CCI4.2, one genomic window encodes:
- a CDS encoding UvrD-helicase domain-containing protein produces the protein MPHQLPDDLSLPEQLPWIKRLLARLIGRSLNSLRALHSPSWSQGHADGYLNGHGEGVNEGYAEGRLDGVEEGRQVLLIRDTRPTEHRGPRIDDHLFDDWRLALTPELKKRIKADVALKLPAHVQPSAAQWKMIFSDTPSTYVIAGAGAGKSTSLVLRILLLSHYLGFELSSMTVVTFTRESRKDFINKLIEIMGLWGHTLSLKEGRDLVRTFHSRILPLVRSLPGFGQLRAFENLSNQALQSGSDEGADSNPFDLRINDAQRQQLNLCYRDLYASNERFRDFMSQLFRHALQLKELDRDHPDVQKRVVVTELSAKRDEELCDTIEDLWIHANAWPINGIEPMRQAVEINGFSFHFHGYIAELDAWVVLGFDPSENQQMKRSSAKLPVWAEWLIKRTLFQAFCRKPVIWLENYDSATRVLQSLAGAAVAGPGFDYKVKGELSAAPVLDGFVAAASFIENLGLDVPAAVAQMSFAANDPDRYFFEALSLFWKAFEGHLLAQTPPVMTYNRMFALFGETSPENLKQISDELLRPLSHLMIDEFQDVSPQIVSWIRASLREIRSRGPALHVGRVAQRSSLLCVGDDWQSIYGWRGSSPKYFMAFAKEFASPATTKVMLIDNFRSHQHIIDAAEHIVRSAPAIAGKKAKAGGAAQELVPVTVLDRDDDELTERLIQHYNDGDSILLLYRKSNEKAKFSEGLQSLVNYDSGLPTASRRFKQLTYHSSKGLQADAVFLLGDCQHLTQSPFKNQAYRLAGLGKDGDADPFDSAQKDEILRLAYVAITRAVRHCYWYIDKNNSTGSADNSAVPKASDKITGHRPFFDDRRGKADSQGD, from the coding sequence ATGCGGAGGGTCGTCTGGACGGGGTAGAAGAAGGACGTCAGGTCTTGCTGATTCGTGACACTCGTCCCACCGAGCACCGTGGGCCGCGCATCGACGACCATCTGTTTGATGATTGGCGCTTGGCCCTGACTCCCGAGCTGAAAAAGCGGATCAAGGCCGATGTTGCGCTAAAGCTGCCGGCACATGTGCAGCCCAGCGCGGCGCAATGGAAGATGATTTTCAGCGACACGCCGTCTACGTATGTCATCGCAGGTGCTGGCGCGGGCAAATCCACGTCGTTGGTGCTTCGCATTTTGCTGCTGAGTCATTATTTAGGCTTTGAACTCAGTTCTATGACCGTAGTGACCTTCACCCGAGAGTCGCGCAAGGACTTCATCAACAAGCTGATTGAGATCATGGGGCTGTGGGGTCATACCCTGAGCTTGAAAGAGGGCCGGGACTTGGTGCGCACCTTTCACTCGCGCATCTTGCCGCTGGTGCGCAGCTTGCCTGGCTTCGGCCAGTTGCGTGCGTTTGAGAACCTTAGCAACCAAGCTCTACAATCGGGCTCGGACGAAGGGGCCGACAGCAACCCGTTTGACCTGCGAATCAACGATGCGCAGCGCCAGCAATTGAACCTGTGCTATCGAGATCTGTACGCGAGTAACGAACGGTTTCGGGACTTCATGTCACAGCTGTTTCGCCACGCCCTGCAACTAAAGGAACTGGACCGCGATCATCCCGACGTGCAAAAACGCGTCGTTGTGACCGAGCTCTCCGCCAAGCGCGACGAAGAGCTGTGCGACACCATTGAAGACCTGTGGATCCACGCCAACGCATGGCCTATAAACGGCATTGAGCCTATGCGCCAAGCCGTTGAAATCAATGGTTTTTCGTTTCATTTCCATGGCTACATTGCCGAACTTGATGCCTGGGTGGTGCTCGGGTTTGACCCGTCTGAAAACCAGCAGATGAAGCGGTCGTCGGCAAAGTTGCCGGTCTGGGCTGAATGGCTGATCAAGCGCACCCTGTTTCAAGCTTTCTGTCGCAAGCCTGTGATATGGCTAGAGAATTACGATTCCGCCACACGCGTTTTACAGTCATTGGCGGGGGCGGCAGTGGCCGGCCCGGGTTTCGACTACAAGGTGAAAGGTGAATTGAGCGCGGCCCCCGTGCTGGATGGATTTGTCGCCGCTGCCAGCTTTATTGAGAACTTGGGCCTGGATGTGCCCGCCGCCGTGGCACAGATGAGCTTTGCCGCGAACGACCCGGATCGGTATTTCTTTGAAGCCCTGAGCCTATTTTGGAAAGCATTCGAAGGGCACCTGCTGGCGCAAACACCACCGGTCATGACCTACAACAGAATGTTTGCCTTGTTCGGCGAGACGTCACCGGAGAATCTCAAACAGATTAGCGATGAGCTGCTGCGGCCGCTGTCGCACTTAATGATCGATGAGTTCCAAGACGTTTCGCCACAAATCGTTTCCTGGATTCGTGCCAGCCTGCGGGAGATACGCAGTCGTGGCCCGGCGCTGCACGTGGGCCGGGTGGCGCAACGTTCGTCATTACTCTGTGTAGGCGATGATTGGCAGTCGATTTACGGATGGCGCGGCAGTTCTCCAAAGTACTTCATGGCGTTCGCCAAGGAGTTCGCATCGCCCGCCACTACCAAAGTGATGCTAATTGATAACTTCCGTAGCCATCAGCACATCATTGACGCCGCTGAACACATCGTGCGCAGCGCGCCAGCGATTGCCGGCAAAAAGGCCAAGGCCGGTGGCGCGGCTCAAGAGTTGGTACCGGTGACGGTGCTGGACCGTGATGACGACGAACTCACCGAACGTTTGATCCAGCATTACAACGACGGTGACTCCATTTTGCTGCTTTACCGGAAAAGTAACGAAAAAGCCAAGTTTTCCGAAGGCTTACAGTCGCTAGTTAATTACGATTCTGGGTTGCCGACGGCGTCTCGACGGTTTAAACAGCTGACCTATCACAGCTCCAAAGGCCTCCAGGCTGACGCTGTATTTTTGCTCGGGGATTGCCAGCATCTGACCCAATCACCGTTCAAAAACCAAGCTTACCGTCTGGCGGGATTGGGCAAAGACGGCGATGCGGATCCCTTCGACTCCGCCCAGAAAGACGAAATACTGCGATTGGCTTACGTCGCCATTACTCGCGCCGTGCGCCATTGCTATTGGTACATCGATAAGAACAACAGCACGGGGTCCGCAGACAACTCGGCAGTGCCTAAAGCGTCCGACAAAATTACGGGCCACAGGCCCTTTTTCGACGACAGACGAGGCAAGGCAGACAGTCAGGGCGATTGA
- a CDS encoding DUF1652 domain-containing protein, whose product MNKVTFPNACQLMRWHFHPVGFEAGMDSPSSMVARLFDRATGETIIAIAAIPCATVMDVTEVERMIEAIEYELESFVPPLTLKVS is encoded by the coding sequence ATGAACAAAGTAACGTTCCCCAATGCCTGTCAACTGATGCGCTGGCACTTCCATCCGGTTGGATTTGAAGCCGGAATGGACTCACCCAGCAGCATGGTCGCACGCCTGTTCGATCGCGCTACGGGCGAGACGATCATTGCAATTGCTGCCATCCCCTGTGCAACCGTCATGGACGTCACCGAGGTCGAGCGCATGATCGAGGCCATCGAATATGAGCTTGAGTCCTTCGTGCCGCCTCTCACATTGAAAGTCTCCTGA
- a CDS encoding methyl-accepting chemotaxis protein, with amino-acid sequence MTIRNMNIAPRAFLGFAFIAVLVIGLGVFALNRMTVIRQAATEMQFNVLPSVTFLGNVTENVLRLRVTSFRILLNREPAMLQESTGRIDDLVSKLQQAKASYSALPMTTEEAALYKTFSATLDSYLHAQTQMIQLSRDDKLEEARGVINSRMKADSDLMGDQLKQLIAINKSEAKQTLDDASAKYDNATVMVIVVAVSAALLTVLLAWLLTRSIVIPLTRALRAAEDIAGGNLTKTILIDGHDEPARLLTALQVMQQNLRKTIEQISGSATQLASAAEELSVVTDEASRGLQQQNNEIEQAATAVNEMTAAVEEVARNAVSTSEASQQSNQTACEGRDRVVETVSAIQAMTQDVQTTTLLVEGLAVQGRDIGKVLDVIRSIAEQTNLLALNAAIEAARAGEAGRGFAVVADEVRALAHRTAQSTQEIEQMVAGIQNGTGEAVQSMLVNTNRTQSTLELARAAGVALEQITVAISHINERNLVIASASEEQAQVSREVDRNLVNIRDLATQSAAGAHQTSAASTELSRLALDLNEMVARFVI; translated from the coding sequence GTGACAATAAGAAATATGAACATCGCACCACGCGCCTTTCTCGGGTTCGCGTTTATTGCAGTCTTGGTTATAGGCTTGGGGGTGTTTGCGCTGAACCGCATGACCGTGATCCGTCAAGCCGCCACTGAGATGCAGTTCAACGTCCTGCCCAGTGTTACGTTTCTCGGAAACGTGACGGAGAACGTACTGCGCCTGCGCGTTACTTCCTTTCGGATACTGCTCAATCGTGAACCGGCCATGTTGCAAGAAAGCACCGGGCGCATTGATGACTTGGTGAGTAAGTTACAGCAAGCAAAAGCCAGCTATTCGGCGCTGCCCATGACAACCGAGGAGGCCGCTTTATATAAAACGTTCAGCGCTACGCTGGACAGTTACCTCCATGCGCAGACCCAAATGATTCAGTTGTCGCGGGACGATAAACTTGAAGAAGCACGCGGTGTGATCAACTCGCGCATGAAAGCCGATTCAGATTTGATGGGTGATCAACTCAAGCAATTGATCGCTATTAACAAAAGTGAAGCAAAGCAGACGCTAGATGACGCCAGCGCTAAATACGATAACGCTACTGTCATGGTCATCGTGGTCGCGGTCAGTGCCGCGCTGTTGACGGTTTTGCTGGCGTGGCTGTTGACCCGCAGCATTGTCATCCCACTGACACGAGCACTGCGCGCAGCTGAAGACATCGCCGGTGGTAATTTGACCAAGACCATTCTGATTGACGGTCACGATGAGCCGGCGCGCTTGCTGACGGCATTGCAGGTCATGCAGCAAAACCTGCGTAAAACCATCGAGCAGATTTCCGGTTCAGCGACCCAGCTGGCCTCGGCGGCTGAAGAGCTGAGCGTAGTCACAGACGAAGCCTCCCGTGGCCTGCAACAGCAGAATAATGAAATCGAGCAGGCAGCTACTGCGGTCAACGAAATGACCGCCGCAGTCGAAGAGGTTGCACGCAACGCCGTCTCCACGTCCGAAGCCTCGCAGCAATCGAACCAGACGGCGTGTGAGGGCCGTGATCGGGTGGTGGAAACGGTTTCGGCAATACAAGCCATGACCCAAGACGTGCAAACCACGACGTTGTTGGTTGAAGGCTTGGCCGTGCAAGGGCGAGATATTGGCAAAGTGCTGGACGTGATTCGGTCGATTGCCGAGCAAACCAACTTGCTGGCGTTGAACGCGGCCATTGAAGCGGCACGTGCCGGTGAGGCGGGCAGGGGCTTTGCGGTGGTGGCTGACGAAGTACGGGCACTGGCCCATCGGACGGCGCAGTCGACCCAGGAAATCGAGCAAATGGTCGCAGGGATTCAAAACGGCACCGGTGAAGCGGTGCAATCGATGTTGGTGAATACCAATCGTACCCAGTCGACGTTAGAGCTGGCCCGTGCCGCCGGCGTGGCGCTGGAGCAGATCACAGTGGCGATTTCGCACATCAACGAACGCAACCTGGTAATCGCCAGTGCGTCGGAAGAGCAGGCTCAGGTCTCGCGTGAAGTCGACCGCAATCTGGTCAACATCCGCGACCTCGCCACCCAATCCGCTGCCGGCGCGCATCAAACCAGCGCGGCCAGCACTGAACTGTCTCGATTGGCGCTTGATCTGAATGAGATGGTGGCTAGGTTTGTGATTTGA
- a CDS encoding D-glycerate dehydrogenase, whose protein sequence is MRKQVVLYKKLSPALMSRLQQHADVVFIDEPNRDALARLRAALPQAHGLLGASLKLDAALLDLAPHLEAVASVSVGVDNYDLEYFHRRGIVLTNTPDVLTETTADTGFALLLAAARRVVELANLVRNGQWTSNLGAEHFGSDVHGKTLGIIGMGRIGEALAQRGHFGFGMPVIYHSHSPKPAVEARFNTSYRRLDALLQEADFICLTLPLTAETEGMIGAEQFALMRPQSIFINISRGKVVDEAALIAALQSGQIHAAGLDVFEREPLDPESPLLRLDNVVATPHMGSATHETREAMARCAVQNLISALAGEPPANRVKTDAAAHAAYR, encoded by the coding sequence ATGAGAAAACAGGTCGTTTTGTACAAAAAACTGTCCCCCGCGTTGATGAGCCGCTTACAGCAGCACGCCGACGTTGTGTTTATCGACGAGCCCAATCGCGACGCACTGGCGCGCCTGCGGGCGGCCCTGCCTCAAGCACACGGTTTGCTCGGTGCCAGCCTTAAGCTGGACGCGGCGCTACTCGACCTGGCGCCGCACCTGGAAGCGGTAGCGAGTGTCTCGGTGGGTGTTGATAACTATGACCTGGAATACTTCCACCGGCGCGGCATTGTGCTGACAAATACTCCGGATGTGTTGACCGAAACCACCGCCGATACCGGCTTTGCGCTACTCCTTGCCGCCGCCCGGCGAGTGGTTGAGCTGGCCAACCTTGTGCGTAACGGTCAGTGGACGAGCAACTTGGGAGCTGAGCATTTTGGTAGCGATGTCCACGGTAAAACCTTGGGTATCATTGGCATGGGCCGGATTGGCGAGGCGCTGGCGCAGCGCGGGCATTTTGGCTTCGGCATGCCGGTGATTTACCACAGCCACTCCCCAAAACCCGCCGTCGAGGCGCGTTTCAATACAAGCTATCGACGCCTGGATGCGCTGTTGCAGGAAGCCGACTTTATTTGCCTGACCCTGCCTTTGACCGCTGAAACCGAGGGCATGATCGGTGCTGAACAATTTGCTTTAATGCGCCCGCAGAGCATTTTTATCAACATTTCCAGGGGCAAGGTGGTGGACGAGGCAGCGTTGATTGCGGCGTTGCAAAGCGGTCAGATTCACGCCGCAGGGCTTGATGTGTTCGAACGTGAGCCGCTGGACCCGGAGTCGCCGTTGCTGAGGTTGGACAACGTCGTCGCCACGCCGCACATGGGGTCCGCTACCCACGAAACCCGCGAAGCAATGGCCCGATGTGCGGTGCAGAACTTGATCAGTGCATTGGCGGGAGAACCACCTGCGAACAGGGTGAAAACTGACGCCGCCGCCCACGCAGCCTATCGCTAG